A window of the Brassica napus cultivar Da-Ae chromosome C5, Da-Ae, whole genome shotgun sequence genome harbors these coding sequences:
- the LOC125587361 gene encoding uncharacterized protein LOC125587361 → MVHCEVGSGITASFWHDNWTSLGPLIELVGERGPQITALGINAVVAEALTNNGWWLDRSRSRSPTILLIKSCLPNAREIIDSEVDDTYVWYPGADRGSSNFSTSETWRALHPYPIELFWHKAVWFTDRIPKHAFVVWVAARNRMVTRDRLIGWGLTVPSNCVLCSGNDESRHHLFFGCSYSSQVWTFFLSRLQLTPPQGFEDVLRWLLAPSRDKNMVLIVRLLHQATLYLVWKERNSRVHNSVEKPTGVIIAEIQQILRLRLDPVARRQTLLPGQLSVLVTWLSFFAL, encoded by the coding sequence ATGGTGCACTGTGAGGTGGGATCAGGGATTACTGCTAGTTTCTGGCATGATAACTGGACCTCTCTTGGTCCGCTGATTGAGCTAGTGGGGGAGAGAGGACCGCAGATAACCGCCCTGGGCATTAATGCAGTAGTGGCGGAGGCGTTAACTAATAATGGCTGGTGGTTGGATCGTAGCAGGAGCAGGAGTCCTACGATCTTGCTTATTAAGTCTTGTTTACCGAATGCGCGGGAGATTATAGACTCGGAGGTAGATGATACATATGTGTGGTATCCAGGAGCAGATCGTGGCTCAAGTAATTTCTCTACGAGTGAGACGTGGAGAGCCTTGCATCCTTATCCAATAGAATTGTTTTGGCATAAGGCTGTGTGGTTTACTGATAGAATTCCGAAGCATGCTTTCGTGGTGTGGGTGGCGGCTCGGAACAGAATGGTAACGAGAGATAGGCTTATTGGATGGGGTCTCACGGTTCCTTCCAATTGCGTTCTCTGCTCAGGGAACGATGAGAGTCGACATCACTTATTTTTCGGCTGCTCCTATAGTTCTCAGGTCTGGACTTTCTTCCTATCTCGATTGCAGCTCACTCCGCCTCAAGGCTTTGAGGATGTGTTGCGTTGGCTGCTAGCGCCGTCGCGTGATAAGAACATGGTTTTGATAGTAAGATTACTTCATCAAGCAACTTTGTATTTAGTTTGGAAAGAAAGAAATAGCAGAGTTCATAACTCGGTGGAGAAGCCTACAGGGGTTATTATTGCAGAGATTCAACAGATTCTGAGACTCAGATTAGATCCGGTGGCTCGTAGACAGACACTTTTGCCAGGCCAACTTTCGGTCTTGGTTACTTGGTTGTCTTTTTTTGCACTTTAG
- the LOC125587674 gene encoding uncharacterized protein LOC125587674 isoform X2, with protein sequence MNIVIEHNPSSIKLSELGVMSWPKWSCQPGKYALVFEERETCYLVKGKVKVYPKGSSSEFVEFGAGDLVTIPKGLSCTWEVSLFIDKHYKTIISE encoded by the exons ATGAATATCGTAATCGAACACAACCCTTCAAGCATAAAGTTATCTGAACTTGGAGTCATGTCATGGCCTAA GTGGTCTTGTCAGCCGGGGAAGTATGCATTGGTGTTTGAAGAAAGAGAGACTTGCTATTTGGTGAAGGGAAAAGTGAAGGTGTATCCAAAAGGGTCATCATCAGAGTTTGTAGAGTTTGGTGCAGGAGACCTTGTCACCATCCCAAAGGGGCTTAGCTGCACTTGGGAAGTATCTCTTTTCATCGACAAACACTACAA AACTATAATCTCAGAGTAA
- the LOC125587674 gene encoding uncharacterized protein LOC125587674 isoform X1: MNIVIEHNPSSIKLSELGVMSWPKWSCQPGKYALVFEERETCYLVKGKVKVYPKGSSSEFVEFGAGDLVTIPKGLSCTWEVSLFIDKHYKFDPPT, translated from the exons ATGAATATCGTAATCGAACACAACCCTTCAAGCATAAAGTTATCTGAACTTGGAGTCATGTCATGGCCTAA GTGGTCTTGTCAGCCGGGGAAGTATGCATTGGTGTTTGAAGAAAGAGAGACTTGCTATTTGGTGAAGGGAAAAGTGAAGGTGTATCCAAAAGGGTCATCATCAGAGTTTGTAGAGTTTGGTGCAGGAGACCTTGTCACCATCCCAAAGGGGCTTAGCTGCACTTGGGAAGTATCTCTTTTCATCGACAAACACTACAAGTTCGATCCTCCTACTTAA
- the LOC125575193 gene encoding uncharacterized protein LOC125575193: MDPSFFESAEEDSRLEKIAQDHFAQGNHIKALEVIEDAFSKRGKEDVPGMFHLLQGSILYHLAKRAEKSDVTFAFLLGCVEPFTDDFGLHAFSACALFEMAKQLDSELYYKKAEKDAELRLSLLESCGELDSADLETQRTLTNISNEAELKILQGCTGKISVPALEESKEARGMIRSDAEGKRLRSHWASMSVEAKKNFMKVSVSKLRGYVERLYGEEGKKALEEVLDSTRTNKKWRFWMCRTCSQKFFYVKKFRNHLEQEHGAKFKRATAKNMPQMVNEAWADMMLVGGWEPVDAVAAAEMIKTRLESVKEFVYEKGWSKDWPLAEDEERTNLLKQIQYLLVLLWESKVLSFTTLEWMMELPILARFEVTESLITECGLVGTPQRICFWDCHELKRIRDLLKLIKFERDDGTDLVCRAVERLCGRTGVKEKIEFDERFSFMLLDKRLLRGKIDPFDDEGAIDVCKHDYYAKTQPQGDDIITWLLDYLLIDGSFEFPRSARAHNLDIWVAILRAIHYTCRDWGTKYGRKFENLCYDKVLTDAKNLCTSEDERRRIAPEGEANVAYASLLGDRCEELKTDNGDPPNGRHFVFAVRDVLERAPDPTFDFDDLEASLDLIHGLKDLSDGTVLESIDHLKSVVTDKVLLADSKILLVEKSRISLLNELTRLSAFDYRSYIRNLLKRFMRDELNEIVKMDALAKVAAAEADLLSSEKQEKEKKSGSKNKKRGVIKKTSTSTSTDIEQNVKPESSPPPEPVEEDCVEPEDTLNIAANTDNQEKTAKDMQNKPGEDLLSKHMESPLVAASTRCNLALDMTLKALCKIKVLKEYLVLNQDEFADNQEGQVPYALRDFFTAFASKTIKEGMYSYLLGNVLSSLEEAHSMSRDAAELLVSILEFWPCWRTPDIESFVTHIFTLEEYERMSCSKCRKNPNYPEQSSYGVVVAADSIRDLKCAFGKMKLEDILKLIRMEYKMLCDVKTEGCGKANFVHHIISRSPPIFTIVLKWEKNETEKEIHETTKALDWEIDISRLYEGVEPNTTYRLVSMVGCGEEEEYICLSFKKNRWVSYRHEALAKKAVGSWKNVVRFCEKMKVRPEILFYEAVPKLNQ; the protein is encoded by the exons atGGATCCTTCCTTCTTCGAATCCGCTGAGGAGGATTCTCGGCTCGAGAAGATCGCACAAGATCACTTCGCTCAAGGAAACCACATCAAGGCCTTGGAGGTAATCGAAGATGCGTTTTCAAAGCGTGGGAAAGAAGACGTCCCAGGAATGTTCCATCTCCTTCAAGGCTCCATCTTGTATCATCTAGCGAAGAGAGCAGAGAAGAGTGACGTGACGTTCGCGTTTTTGCTGGGTTGTGTGGAACCTTTTACTGATGATTTTGGGCTGCACGCCTTCTCTGCATGTGCATTGTTCGAGATGGCCAAACAGCTTGATTCGGAGTTGTATTACAAGAAGGCTGAGAAAGACGCAGAACTAAGATTATCTCTTTTGGAATCTTGTGGTGAATTGGACTCGGCCGATCTAGAAACACAACGTACACTTACCAATATAAGCAACGAGGCAGAGTTAAAGATCCTCCAGGGTTGTACTGGAAAAATCTCTGTGCCAGCACTTGAGGAGTCGAAAGAAGCTCGAGGCATGATCAGGAGTGACGCTGAAGGTAAAAGATTGAGGTCGCATTGGGCGAGTATGAGTGTTGAggctaaaaaaaactttatgaaaGTAAGCGTTTCGAAGCTTAGAGGTTATGTTGAGAGATTATATGGCGAAGAGGGGAAAAAGGCTTTGGAGGAAGTTCTGGATTCTACAAGGACAAACAAGAAATGGAGATTCTGGATGTGTCGAACTTGCTCACAGAAATTCTTTTATGTGAAGAAGTTCAGGAATCATCTTGAGCAAGAACATGGTGCAAAATTTAAACGTGCTACGGCAAAGAATATGCCTCAGATGGTAAATGAAGCGTGGGCTGATATGATGTTGGTTGGAGGTTGGGAACCAGTGGATGCAGTAGCTGCTGCTGAAATGATCAAGACTCGGCTCGAGTCTGTGAAGGAGTTTGTATATGAGAAAGGATGGTCTAAGGACTGGCCTTTAGCTGAAGATGAAGAGCGAACTAATTTACTCAAGcaaatccaatatcttcttgTGTTACTTTGGGAGAGTAAGGTTCTTAGTTTTACCACTCTAGAATGGATGATGGAGCTTCCGATTCTTGCACGATTTGAAGTTACCGAGTCTCTTATAACCGAGTGTGGCCTAGTGGGAACACCTCAGCGTATCTGCTTTTGGGACTGCCATGAACTCAAACGAATTCGAGACCTTCTCAAACTCATCAAGTTTGAAAGGGATGATGGTACAGATCTGGTTTGCAGAGCAGTGGAGAGATTATGTGGTCGTACTGGAGTTAAAGAAAAGATCGAGTTTGACGAACGGTTTTCTTTTATGCTTCTGGATAAAAGACTGCTGAGAGGCAAGATTGATCCATTCGATGATGAAGGGGCAATAGATGTTTGTAAGCATGACTACTACGCCAAGACACAACCTCAGGGCGACGATATCATAACCTGGTTACTTGACTATCTTTTGATAGATGGGAGCTTTGAATTTCCCAGGTCTGCCAGGGCACACAATCTTGATATATGGGTGGCTATTCTGAGAGCCATTCACTACACCTGTAGGGATTGGGGAACCAAATATGGAAGGAAGTTCGAGAACTTGTGTTATGATAAAGTTCTTACTGACGCCAAAAACTTGTGTACGAGCGAAGATGAAAGGAGAAGGATTGCTCCGGAAGGTGAAGCGAACGTCGCATATGCATCTCTTCTAGGTGACAGGTGTGAAGAGTTAAAAACAGACAATGGAGATCCTCCCAACGGAAGACATTTCGTGTTTGCAGTACGGGATGTTCTCGAGAGAGCACCAGATCCCACATTTGATTTCGACGATCTAGAAGCTTCCCTAGATCTTATACATGGGCTTAAAGATCTCAGTGATGGTACGGTGTTAGAGTCCATAGACCATCTGAAATCTGTGGTCACCGACAAG GTACTACTAGCCGATTCAAAGATTTTACTAGTTGAAAAGTCAAGGATTAGTTTGCTAAACGAGCTCACCAGGCTTTCTGCTTTTGACTACCGGTCGTATATCCGTAACCTGCTCAAACGGTTCATGCGG GACGAGTTAAATGAAATTGTAAAAATGGACGCCTTAGCCAAGGTAGCTGCGGCAGAAGCAGATCTTTTATCCAGTGAAAAacaagagaaggagaagaaatcaGGGTCAAAGAACAAGAAACGTGGAGTCATCAAG AAAACTTCAACAAGCACGTCTACTGATATCGAGCAGAATGTCAAACC TGAATCTTCTCCACCACCAGAACCTGTGGAAGAAGACTGTGTGGAACCAGAAGATACCCTGAATATTGCAGCCAACACTGACAATCAAGAGAAAACTGCTAAAG ATATGCAAAATAAGCCTGGAGAAGATTTACTGTCGAAACATATGGAGTCACCACTTGTTGCAGCTTCAACCAGATGCAATTTAGCTCTTGACATGACACTGAAG GCCCTTTGTAAAATCAAGGTTCTTAAAGAGTATTTGGTGCTCAATCAGGATGAATTTGCTGACAACCAGGAAGGACAAGTTCCTTATGCATTACGAGATTTCTTCACCGCTTTTGCCTCGAAGACGATAAAAGAGGGAATGTACAGTTACCTCCTGGGAAACGTACTTTCTTCCCTAGAAGAGGCTCATTCAATG TCAAGGGATGCTGCTGAGCTACTCGTATCCATCCTTGAGTTTTGGCCTTGCTGGAGAACTCCAGATATAGAAAGCTTCGTAACTCATATTTTTACACTGGAAGAATATGAAAGAATGAGTTGTAGCAAATGCAGAAAGAATCCGAATTATCCAGAACAGAGTTCTTATGGCGTTGTTGTTGCTGCAGATTCAATCAGAGACCTGAAA TGTGCTTTTGGGAAGATGAAGCTTGAGGACATCCTTAAGTTGATCCGCATGGAATATAAAATGCTATGTGACGTTAAAACAGAAGGCTGTGGAAAGGCAAACTTTGTTCATCACATTATAAGTAGATCCCCGCCTATCTTCACAATTG TGTTGAAATGGGAGAAGAACGAAACTGAAAAGGAAATTCACGAGACTACAAAGGCTTTGGACTGGGAGATAGACATCAGTAGGCTATACGAAGGCGTGGAACCAAACACAACGTACCGGCTTGTGTCAATg GTTGGttgtggtgaagaagaagaatacatCTGCCTATCTTTTAAAAAGAACCGGTGGGTCAGTTACAGACATGAAGCTTTAGCCAAAAAG GCTGTTGGTAGCTGGAAGAATGTGGTCAGATTCTGTGAGAAAATGAAGGTTCGGCCAGAGATTCTGTTCTACGAAGCTGTGCCAAAGTTGAATCAATAG
- the LOC106345961 gene encoding uncharacterized protein LOC106345961 yields the protein MVRLKFACPVLEINLISAQDLAPISKNMKTYSVAWINTDPMRKLTTRVDQANRSNPIWNEKFVFRVDDKILDVDASSIVIEIYAAAWAKDALVGTVNVLLSDLFAPWSGFGDGDDGGGGNNNMRLVTLQIRRPSGRLQGFLRLGVALLDGGQRSMPLSVEVFDGSRRDSKRGDAKMMHRRTNSDQTDLTTSTNDYGVKTGVVTGGGGSGGGGGGGVDSMVNGSLCSSDIGPSASVVAAAIAQGLYNRQKTTVKAVAGKEDASSILEGKTEGIEHRVERWRAEKSAGRAVEAAGSSDDSSGKGGGGRRQRRRRRRRKEKQRRRNGEGKKGLFSCFGNVFGCEISITCGGEGDSTKKKYNNNKVVNLSAVDETFSHSAT from the coding sequence atggtTCGGCTCAAATTCGCATGTCCCGTCCTCGAAATCAACTTAATCTCAGCACAAGACCTAGCCCCTATCtcaaaaaacatgaaaacatacTCCGTCGCGTGGATCAACACCGACCCCATGCGCAAACTCACGACGCGTGTCGACCAAGCAAACCGATCCAACCCTATCTGGAACGAGAAGTTCGTCTTCCGCGTCGACGACAAGATCCTCGACGTCGACGCGTCGTCGATAGTCATCGAGATCTACGCGGCGGCTTGGGCCAAAGACGCGCTCGTCGGGACCGTGAACGTTCTCCTCAGCGACCTCTTCGCTCCTTGGTCCGGCTTCGGCGACGGAGACGACGGCGGCGGCGGGAACAACAACATGAGGCTCGTGACGCTTCAGATACGCCGCCCTTCCGGGAGGCTACAAGGCTTTTTGCGCTTAGGCGTCGCGCTTCTCGACGGCGGTCAGAGGAGCATGCCGTTGTCGGTCGAGGTGTTCGATGGAAGCCGGAGAGATAGTAAGAGAGGTGATGCGAAGATGATGCATCGTCGTACGAATAGCGATCAGACGGACTTAACTACGTCGACTAATGACTACGGAGTGAAGACAGGGGTTGTTACTGGAGGAGGAGGtagtggtggaggaggaggtggtggggTTGATAGTATGGTGAATGGTTCGCTTTGTAGCTCTGATATAGGACCGTCCGCGTCTGTGGTTGCGGCTGCGATTGCTCAAGGGCTTTACAACAGACAGAAAACAACGGTTAAAGCGGTTGCGGGGAAGGAGGACGCGAGTTCGATACTCGAAGGGAAGACGGAAGGGATTGAGCATAGAGTTGAGAGGTGGAGAGCGGAGAAAAGCGCGGGTAGAGCGGTTGAAGCGGCGGGATCAAGCGATGACTCTAGCGGGAAAGGAGGAGGAGGGAGGaggcagaggaggaggaggaggcggaGGAAGGAGAAGCAGCGGAGGAGAAACGGCGAAGGTAAAAAAGGGTTGTTCTCGTGTTTTGGAAACGTGTTTGGATGTGAGATTTCGATTACTTGCGGCGGAGAAGGAGACAGCACGAAGAAGAAGTATAATAACAATAAAGTAGTGAATCTTAGTGCTGTAGACGAAACGTTTAGTCATTCTGCGACTtga
- the LOC106429746 gene encoding probable inactive ATP-dependent zinc metalloprotease FTSHI 5, chloroplastic — translation MDFISASSSPFFTRLSPLSLSPGLVSLNLRYRVKNRVFGSRESNKSRRIVAVRGCLGFARSSQSEAHVRSRELVYSAKRKESVIQFVSKPLVYALFCIAIGFSPVHSFQAPALALPFVSDVLRKRKKETLIEKEVVLKSIDHEFSGYTRRLLETVSVLLKSVEKVRKRDGDAAEVGAALEAVKEEKEKLEKEIMSGLYSDLSRFRKEREVLMERADGIVEEVMRLKKESERMLGKGDREKVERLEESVGVMEREYNKIWERIDEIDDTVLKRETTTLSFGVRELMFIERECVELVKSFNREMKQKSSESIPESSVTKLPRDEIKHELLNAQRKHLEQVILPDVLELEEVDPLFDSDSVDFSLRIKKRLEESKKLQKNLQDRIRGRMKKFGEEKLFVVKTPEGEVVKGFPEAEVKWMFGEKEVVVPKAIQLHLRHGWKKWQDEAKADLKQRLLEDVDFGKQYIAQRQEQVLLDRDRVVSKTWYNEDKDRWEMDHMAVPYAVSRKLIDSARIRHDLAVMYVALKGDDKEYYVDLKEYEMQFEKFGGFDALYLKMLACGIPTTVHLMWIPMSELSLHQQFLLFTRVVSRAFTALRKTPIVSQAKDILLERIRNINDDLMMAVVFPVLEFIIPYQLRLRLGMAWPEEIEQSVGTTWYLQWQSEAEMNFRSRNTEDFKWFVWFLIRSFVYGYVVYHVFRFLKRKIPRVLGYGPFRRDPNVRKFWRVKSYFTFRKRRIKQKRKAGVDPIKTAFDRMKRVKNPPIPLKNFASIESMREEINEVVAFLQNPKAFQEMGARAPRGVLIVGERGTGKTSLALAIAAEARVPVVNVEAQELEAGLWVGQSAANVRELFQTARELAPVIIFVEDFDLFAGVRGKLIHTKQQDHESFINQLLVELDGFEKQDGVVLMATTRNHKQIDEALRRPGRMDRIFHLQSPTEMEREKILHNAAEETMDRELIDLVDWRKVSEKTSLLRPIELKLVPMALESSAFRSKFLDTDELLSYVSLFATFSRIVPSWLRKTKVANKMGKMLVNHLGLNLTKEDLENVVDLMEPYGQISNGIELLNPPVDWTRETKFPHAVWASGRALIALLIPNFDVVDNLWLEPSSWEGIGCTKITKVTSGGSASGNTESRSYLEKKLVFCFGSHIASQMLLPPGEENFLSSSEITQAQEIATRMVLQYGWGPDDSPAVYYATNAVSALSMGNHHEYEMASKVEKIYDLAYEKAKGMLLKNRRVLEKITEELLEFEILTHKDLERLVHENGGIREKEPFFLSGTSHNEPLSRSFLDAGDSSETVLLSTPT, via the exons ATGGATTTCATttccgcttcttcttccccctTTTTCACACGGTTGTCTCCGCTTTCCCTCAGCCCAGGTCTAGTATCGTTGAATCTCAGGTATCGGGTCAAAAACCGGGTATTCGGGTCTAGAGAATCCAACAAATCTAGGAGAATCGTGGCCGTTAGAGGCTGTTTAGGTTTCGCGAGGTCGAGCCAGTCTGAAGCTCACGTGAGGTCACGTGAGCTTGTGTATAGCGCAAAGAGGAAAGAGAGCGTGATACAGTTTGTATCCAAGCCGTTAGTCTACGCCTTGTTCTGTATCGCAATCGGGTTTTCACCGGTTCACTCGTTTCAAGCTCCGGCTTTAGCTCTGCCCTTTGTTAGCGATGTGTTAcggaagagaaagaaagagacttTGATTGAAAAGGAGGTTGTTTTGAAGTCGATTGATCATGAGTTCTCCGGTTACACTCGGAGGCTGTTGGAGACGGTTTCGGTTCTTCTCAAGAGCGTTGAGAAGGTGAGAAAGCGAGACGGAGACGCTGCTGAGGTGGGAGCGGCTTTGGAAGCAGTGaaggaggagaaggagaagctTGAGAAGGAGATAATGAGCGGGTTGTATAGTGATTTGAGTCGGTttaggaaagagagagaagtgTTGATGGAACGAGCAGATGGGATTGTGGAAGAGGTTATGAGGTTGAAGAAAGAGAGTGAAAGGATGTTGGGGAAAGGTGATAGGGAGAAAGTGGAGAGATTGGAAGAGAGTGTGGGTGTGATGGAGAGAGAGTACAACAAGATATGGGAGAGAATAGATGAGATTGATGATACGGTTTTGAAGAGAGAGACGACGACTTTGAGCTTTGGGGTTAGGGAGCTTATGTTCATTGAAAGAGAGTGTGTGGAGTTGGTTAAGAGCTTCAACCGAGAAATGAAGCAAAAAAGTTCTGAGAG TATTCCTGAGAGCTCCGTTACGAAACTCCCAAGAGATGAGATTAAGCACGAATTACTGAACGCTCAAAGAAAGCATTTGGAGCAAGTGATATTGCCTGATGTTTTGGAACTTGAGGAGGTTGATCCCTTGTTCGATAGTGATTCAGTGGATTTTTCTCTACGCATCAAAAAACGCCTTGAGGAATCGAAAAAGCTGCAGAAAAATCTTCAGGATCGTATCAGAGGACGTATGAAAAAGTTTGGTGAAGAAAAGCTTTTTGTTGTAAAAACTCCAGAAGGGGAAGTTGTCAAGGGCTTTCCTGAAGCTGAGGTGAAGTGGATGTTTGGAGAGAAGGAGGTGGTTGTTCCTAAAGCTATCCAGCTCCATCTACGCCATGGTTGGAAAAAGTGGCAGGATGAAGCAAAGGCAGATTTGAAACAGAGACTTTTAGAAGATGTTGATTTTGGTAAACAGTATATTGCGCAGAGACAG GAACAAGTTCTCCTGGATCGAGATAGAGTTGTTTCAAAGACTTGGTATAATGAAGACAAAGATAGGTGGGAGATGGACCATATGGCTGTTCCATATGCAGTTTCAAGGAAGCTGATTGACAGTGCCAGGATTAGGCATGATTTGGCCGTAATGTATGTTGCACTGAAAGGAGATGACAAAGAGTACTACGTTGACCTAAAG GAATATGAGATGCAATTTGAGAAATTTGGAGGGTTTGATGCTCTGTACCTCAAAATGCTTGCTTGTGGAATCCCAACAACTGTTCATCTGATGTGGATACCCATGTCAGAGCTAAGTCTCCATCAACAGTTTCTGCTGTTTACAAGGGTGGTTTCTCGAGCCTTTACCGCACTGAGGAAGACTCCGATTGTATCACAGGCAAAGGACATTCTACTAGAgagaataagaaatataaacgATGACCTTATGATGGCGGTCGTTTTTCCAGTTCTTGAATTTATCATTCCTTACCAG CTAAGGCTGCGTCTAGGAATGGCTTGGCCGGAAGAAATAGAGCAGTCTGTTGGCACGACGTGGTACTTACAATGGCAGTCTGAGGCAGAAATGAACTTCAGGTCCCGCAATACAGAAGATTTTAAGTGGTTCGTCTGGTTTCTAATTCGAAGTTTTGTGTACGGGTATGTTGTGTATCATGTTTTCCGCTTTCTGAAAAGAAAGATTCCAAGAGTTCTTGGCTATGGTCCCTTCCGTCGAGATCCAAACGTGCGGAAATTTTGGAGAGTG AAATCATATTTTACTTTTAGAAAAAGGAGAATCAAGCAAAAGAGAAAGGCTGGAGTAGACCCTATAAAAACTGCATTCGATAGAATGAAGAGAGTGAAGAATCCACCAATCCCACTGAAAAACTTTGCTAGCATTGAGTCTATGAGAGAAGAAATCAACGAGGTTGTGGCGTTTTTACAGAATCCGAAGGCATTTCAGGAGATGGGTGCCCGTGCGCCACGG GGAGTTCTTATTGTTGGTGAGAGAGGAACGGGAAAAACGTCACTGGCGCTGGCTATAGCAGCCGAAGCAAGAGTGCCTGTTGTTAATGTTGAAGCTCAAGAGTTGGAGGCTGGACTATGGGTTGGCCAAAGTGCCGCGAATGTCAGGGAACTCTTTCAAACTGCAAGAGAGTTG GCACCTGTTATCATATTTGTGGAGGATTTTGATCTCTTTGCTGGTGTACGTGGGAAGCTCATACATACAAAACAGCAAGATCATGAATCTTTCATTAATCAGCTTCTTGTTGAACTTGATGG TTTTGAGAAGCAGGATGGCGTAGTTTTGATGGCTACTACACGAAATCATAAGCAGATTGATGAAGCGTTAAGAAGGCCAGGTCGTATGGATAGAATATTTCATCTTCAAAGTCCAACTGAAATGGAAAGGGAGAAGATTTTACACAATGCTGCAGAAGAAACCATGGACAGAGAACTCATTGATCTGGTGGATTGGCGTAAG GTTTCGGAGAAGACATCTCTATTACGACCGATAGAACTGAAACTTGTTCCAATGGCTCTCGAAAGTAGTGCCTTCAGGAGCAAATTTTTGGACACAGATGAACTTCTGAGTTACGTTAGCTTGTTTGCG ACGTTTAGCCGTATAGTGCCCTCATGGTTGCGGAAAACTAAAGTTGCGAATAAAATGGGCAAAATGCTTGTTAATCATCTTGGTCTCAACTTAACCAAAGAAGATTTGGAGAATGTGGTTGATCTGATGGAACCATATGGACAGATAAGCAATGGAATAGAACTTCTGAATCCACCTGTTGATTGGACGAGGGAGACAAAGTTCCCACATGCTGTCTGGGCTTCTGGCCGTGCTCTGATCGCACTTCTGATCCCAAACTTCGATGTTGTAGACAATCTGTGGCTTGAGCCTAGTTCCTGGGAAGGAATTGGGTGCACAAAGATCACCAAGGTCACAAGTGGTGGCTCTGCAAGTGGGAATACTGAATCAAGATCTTATCTAGAGAAGAAGCTCGTTTTCTGCTTTGGATCTCACATTGCATCCCAAATGCTTCTTCCTCCTGGAGAAGAAAATTTTCTTTCGTCCTCAGAAATAACGCAAGCGCAAGAG ATTGCAACACGGATGGTGCTTCAGTATGGCTGGGGACCCGATGACAGTCCTGCAGTCTACTATGCCACTAACGCG GTATCTGCTTTGAGTATGGGAAACCATCACGAATACGAAATGGCTAGTAAAGTTGAAAAG ATTTATGATTTAGCGTACGAAAAGGCAAAGGGAATGCTCCTCAAAAACCGACGTGTCCTTGAGAAAATCACTGAGGAGCTGCTCGAATTTGAGATATTGACCCATAAG GATCTAGAAAGACTTGTTCATGAGAATGGCGGGATTCGGGAGAAGGAACCTTTCTTTCTCTCTGGAACCAGTCACAACGAG CCATTGTCAAGGAGCTTCCTTGATGCCGGAGATTCGTCAGAAACTGTACTTCTTAGTACACCAACCTAA